TCAGTACGCCGAAGCCTGACGACGCCGAGGATTTCCGGAGCGTGCTGAACCCACGATCGCTGGAGGTGCTCACCGGCTGCCGCGTGGAGCCCGCGCTGCGTGAGGCCGGGCCGGATTCCCGGGTCCAGTTCGAGCGGCAGGGATATTTCTGCGTGGATGCGCGCGATTCGTCGCCGGACCACCTGGTGCTCAACCGGACGGTCGGGCTGCGCGACACGTGGGCCAAGATCGAGACGAAAGGGACCTCGACATGATCACGAAGTTCTCTACCGTCTACGCGGGCCACGTCGATCTCGGCGACATGGGGCAATCCGCCACGCCCGCGAACGAACGTCGCTACTCGAACGCCGAGCTGGCGTCCGTCTTCGAGAAGACGGAGACGATCGCGCGGTGCATGGACGAGCACGGCTACAGCATCCTCTGGCTCGCCGAGCATCACTTCCAGCACGAAGGGTACGAAGTGCTGCCCAACATCCTGATGCTGGCGGTGCACCTCTCGCACCTGACGTCGCGGCTGCGGATCGGCTGCGGCTTCAACATCACGCCCATGTGGCATCCGCTCCGCCTGGCCGAGGACTTCGCCACCGCCGACATCCTCACCGGCGGGCGTACCGTCTTCGGCGTCGGTCGCGGCTACCACACCCGCGAGGTGGAGACCTTCGGCGCCCCCATGCTCGACGCCGACGCCAACCGCGACCTCTTCGAGGAGCAGGTCGACATCATCATGAAGGCCTTCCACACGGAGTCGTTCTCGCACCGGGGCCGGCACTACACGCTGCCGCCCGCCGTCCCCTACCGCGGCTACGAGCTCCGCGAGCTCACCCTGGTGCCGCGGCCGCTGCGGCAGCCGGTGGAGTGCTGGCAACCGATCGTGAGCGCCGGCGCCCGCGGGCTCGACTTCATGATCAAGCACCGCATCAAGGGCCTCATCGGCGGTGGCGCCGCCACCATGGCCGAGAAGTCGATCCACGCCTACCGGGACGCCGCCCAGCGCGCCGGCCTCGATTACGCGCTCGGCCAGGGACTGAGCCTGGGCATCTTCTACCACCTGGCCGAATCGCGCGAGCGCGCCGTCCGCGAGATCACGCCGTTGTACGAGGAGCACGTGAAGATGTTCGGCCCGCTGGGCTTCGTGCCCGGCATCACGCCCGCGCAGCTCGACGCCTCCACGCGACGCGGGGGCTGGGCCGCCGCCGGCGTCCCCGACGTCGAGCACTACATGAAGCTCGGCGCCTGGTTCGCCGGGCCCCCCGAGGAGCTGGTGGCGTACCTCAGGTCACTCGAGGAGAAGTACCCCGGCCTCGAGTACGTGCACCTGAGCAACAGCATGGGGACGCCCAAGGCGGTCTTGCTGGAACAGCTCGCCTGGCTCGGCAAGGAGGTCCTGCCGGAGTTCGCCGGGCGCTGAGCGGGGTTGGCGGCTCAGGCCAGGAGGAGCCGGGCTGGCTGGAGGGTCCGGTTGAACGGGTTCAGGACGAACCCGAGGATCTCGAGGGTGACCACGCCGAGCAGCGCCGCGTCGCCGGCTTCGCCGAGAATCACGGGCGTGTGCCCCTCGCCCTGCGGCAGCGCGATGTGACACTCGGAGACGTCGCGATCGATCAGGGTGCCATCGGCGAGGGCGAAGGTCATCCGCCGCTTCGGCGCCAGTCCGATCGCGCGCCAATCGGCCGGAGGCAGAAGGCTGTACTTCGCCCCGCTGTCGACCATGAACCGCACGGCGCGAGACGTGCCGGTGG
The genomic region above belongs to Candidatus Methylomirabilota bacterium and contains:
- a CDS encoding LLM class flavin-dependent oxidoreductase; its protein translation is MITKFSTVYAGHVDLGDMGQSATPANERRYSNAELASVFEKTETIARCMDEHGYSILWLAEHHFQHEGYEVLPNILMLAVHLSHLTSRLRIGCGFNITPMWHPLRLAEDFATADILTGGRTVFGVGRGYHTREVETFGAPMLDADANRDLFEEQVDIIMKAFHTESFSHRGRHYTLPPAVPYRGYELRELTLVPRPLRQPVECWQPIVSAGARGLDFMIKHRIKGLIGGGAATMAEKSIHAYRDAAQRAGLDYALGQGLSLGIFYHLAESRERAVREITPLYEEHVKMFGPLGFVPGITPAQLDASTRRGGWAAAGVPDVEHYMKLGAWFAGPPEELVAYLRSLEEKYPGLEYVHLSNSMGTPKAVLLEQLAWLGKEVLPEFAGR
- a CDS encoding retroviral-like aspartic protease family protein codes for the protein MGLTYVEGVVADPTGTSRAVRFMVDSGAKYSLLPPADWRAIGLAPKRRMTFALADGTLIDRDVSECHIALPQGEGHTPVILGEAGDAALLGVVTLEILGFVLNPFNRTLQPARLLLA